From the genome of Aspergillus oryzae RIB40 DNA, chromosome 4:
GCTTCTATCGAAAAGATGACTATCATCAACGAAGAACTATAGTCGTACACCAGTCACATTAAGGTCTATTGACACTTCTGAGTAAGTAGTTACACTCATCGACGACGATAACTCAATCAGAAGGTCGCAATGgatgaggaaaagaaaagaaagaaagaaagaaaggagaagaaaaaagaccaTAACATCGGAAATAAATAGCTGGCTTGGAAGAGGGGTATGATGGACATGAGAGGGCAAGCTTCTCATCAACGATGACGTATAGCAGGTACAGAGACTCATTCACAAGGTTCACCAAAGAAAGCCGCGAATCACGCAATATGAGCAAGCAGAGGGAATTATTCAGGGAAACAGGTgctcagaaaagaaaaaatgaaaatgaaaagattTAAGGACCAAACATAGATATCAACTCAAGGCGTTTATACGAAACTTATCGGGTAGACCACAGATCGTCTACGAGCTTGTAGATTCAGCAGCGGCCTTCTCGTTCAAAACTGGCTTGCGCATGATAGCATCCTGGCCAGTCATTCTCCGGTCAAGTGCTCGTTCCACCTTCGCACTCAGCGCCAGCTTGCTCAAGTTATCGCTCTTTTCGGGAGTAGGGACGAAGCGTTGCTTCTGAAGAGGTTTATTCTCCAGGCGCTCCAGTCCGTCACGCAAGTGATGGAATTCAGCCAAACGAGGATCGCCGCTTGGTAGGCTTCCAATGGTGCCTGACGAAGCAATCGAAGGGTTCCCGCTTACGGTCGAAAATCTTTTCGACGCTCGAGTCTAGACCCATGGTCAGAGAATCCGGTCCAACACAGATGAATCTTAACCGGTGAACCTACGGAAGGGGCCATGATCGGTCTCTCAGAATCAAGCGAGTGATGTCTAGCCATGATAATATTGGTACTGTGACAAGGGTCCTTGTAGGCCGACCACCGAAAACAATGAGTGGCTGTGGTTGAGAATCAAGAGTAGGCAAACGAGTGCTAAACTACCCAGGTAGCAGTCTGCCGAGGTTAGTACATTGCAGAAAAAATTTTATTTCGAATTTCGCGAACACgataaataaaagaagatattACTAGAATGGATAAGGGGTAAATGATAGTAAGCGGAAATAAATTAGACTGTACAGATCATATGGGGCAAGCGGCAAAACTGGCAGTCAATTAAAACATACCTTAAAATACAGAGTGAGACTCTGACCCCTAGTACAATGTATCGCGGGGCGACCTAGAACTAAATCAAAGGTCTGGGAAAGGATTAAAGTGAGAAATTGAGCAGATAGAGGAGAGAGGGCTTGTCGCTGAGGCCAAGGAGACCCGTACGTAGACCAAGTGACATGCAGGAGAGGATTCAGGAGAGCCGAAGGCAACGGATGACAATGTGGGTCTCTCTCTGCTACTGTGTGCACTCAAGAGGATTAAACTCGGCCACGCGGGAATCGTTGGCCGTTGACcagttccttttttttccctttttttttttttatataccctttctttcttcttcaagaggATTTtacaacaaagaaagatatatagttCAATCTTAATCCAGAACCAACGATCTATTGGCGTAGTCATGATGTGTAAGGATGACGGTTAAATACACGATTAAATACTCCGTCAAACTGACCCTATGGTAATCCTGAAAATGCTGATCATCCATTCCTGTCTtggaaaataataaaagaatataaaaaaaggGTTCTTCAGCTAAGTCAGAGGGtgcttttttttccctgTCTGTCAGTGTGTTAACGTGTGTTAACAGTAAAGAAGACAAAACGGAGATACGTAACTACCACAGTCAATTTGCTGACTAagtgaggatgttgagttgaaatgtttttctttgccGCCCCCCCCTTCTTTGGTTTAAGTAGCATCTGAAGCAAAGGTTCCACGTTCTTTCAGCAGCTAGGTACGTACAGCTACATAgatatattttattagaCTGCCAGTGCAGAGGCCCTTGGCAGCCATTCAGGTTGATCCTCTGTTACACCCGCGACTATAGTGGAAACTAGAAGCTGAGCATCTTGGTCTTCATGTCTTTGGGGAAGGGTGGGACCGGATAGGTATCATAGAaataatcttcttcttccatttttcctttctatcaGTAGTAGCCTGAATATGTCTAgtacagtatatatatatattaaggTCAAGCGTTAAGAACCAACAGCGTGGAATTCGCCCCCGCCATGACTTCATGGATTTCTAGCACTACTTTACCTAGCTATACGTACTATGTAGTATACTGATTACATACACCACTCGTAGATTACCTCCAGCAAGTGATAGGATAAGCGGTGTAGAAAGCGGTCTTGGATCACCGATTCTTTCCCACGAACCCTTGTTCACGATTAAAAAAACACACAGGAACTACAAGTATTTACAGGACTTTCCGATTTTTAAATTCATTAAACCCCTTTCAAAATCGATACTTATTTCAAACctataaaaaaaagttgtCTGGTGTAAAATGCCGAAGCCAAAGTCTCTTCTGAAAGACTCCAAAGCtaagaacaaaaggaaaaccacTCAACAGGTACCGTATTCACGACATTCAGACATTTCCCTTTACCCATGCGCTTGCTCATTCTTGACAGGCTCCTGAGACTGCAGATGAGTTCTTAGCTGGTGAGTCTTTCTGGAACCCAGACTTGCATCACTGTCCTACTATGTCCTAGATGGATAGAGACTGTAGAATCCACCATCGTTGCAGCCATTGCTAAACTAGTGCAGTTGGCGTCGAACAGGAAGAGGCTGGCGAAAAATGGCGAGCTGGTGACGCAGCAAAATCTATGCGCTTTTTTATGCGCGCCATTGCAACTTATGATAACGGCCTTAAAAAGTACCCTCATGCATTTGACTTGGCATACAACAAGTATGTAAGCAGCCAGCTCTATCCTCACAGTTAGATGCATAAGTGGGCACGCCATTGCAATCAGCGACATAAGCTTACCATCAAATAGAGCAAGAGTTCAATATGAAATCACCCAGCACCCCAAGTTGGCTGCACAGCTGCCTGCTCCACTAGCAGATATTTTGAACATAACACTACAGTCTCATAGGGAGGCCCTCAATCTAGATCAAGACAATGCGGATGCTCTATTCAACACCGCTCAAGTGCTCACAAGCCTTGCTGAGGTAGTCACGGATACCAAACATCCGTCTGACACACAGCTTTGCCGGGCAGTCAAATACCTGCAGGAGGCAATAGAGCTCTTCCAACGTTGTCTCATCATTCAAGAGATGCGTTATACTGAAATGCAGGAACAGATCAAATTGATGGAGTCTGGAAATGTGGGTCCACGCGAGGAAGAAATGCAAGAGCAAACCATGCAGGAAAGCACAGAGAATGCAGGTGAATCGAGGCCTTCTGATCAACAAGAGCAATGGGCTGCTGTGATTGAGCCAGTGACCAAGGATACCCTCGTCGACACAGCGGTGGCACAGTTGGAGACGCTCACAACTCTCTGCAACTTGCTTACCTTTAATCCCGGAGTCGGACTTGGTTGGGTTGAAGAATCCTCTGCAGACTTGCTCCAAGAGAAGATCTCTGCATACGTTGAGGGTTCTAGCAGACACTACGAAGCATCTTTGGCCCGTGCCAAATTTACCTGCGCTCTGAACGAGGTGTTGTACCGAAGCGGGCGAATCGATGTTGAAACTTATCAAACAGAAATCGCACATGTCTTTGGTCCTGATCTAGACCTCTCTGCGGACCCCGAAGGCCTCTGCAGCAAAGCAGATGCGCTCACGTCGTTCAACACGGCCGTTACGGATTTGCCTCCCTCGCACGACCATGAGGTGTTTAAAAATTCACTAATTTTGCGGTGGCAATCGCTATCAGCTGCTTTGGATGCCTTGACGAAGGCTTCCAAACTTCCTGATGCAGATAACCTGCCCAGAATTCATGTTGCACGAGGAGACGTAGAGATGAACAGGTGGAGACTCGGCATGTCTCCGTGGGAATACACCATGGCTCAACAAAATGCCACTGTTCTCCTCCGGAACGCTCAAACATATTATCGAGGCGCCGCAGCTCTCGCACGCAGAGATGGGAATGCAGACGAAGAACGTGATGGAACATGCAAGGAAGCCCTGGCAGCCGCTTTAGAAGGCCAGAAAGACAAATTGCAACAGCTCAAAGCCACCGCATTTAAGGAGCTTATGATCGTTGCAAaagatgtggtggatgaCGGGTGGGTAAGCCCCCGGGATATGGAAGCACTACTGTCGTAAATCTGTCCCATTTATCAGGTCAGTAATGCAGCTCTTTCGCGCATGGTCACGTTCTGCACGCCATAGACAACAAGCATGTAGTCACCAATCATATGTCCGATCTagctttgacttcttcttccatctgtAAAGCCTCCTTGCGAAGATTGTTCTCCGCACTAAACTGCGTAGCAGCTGTCGCAGCACCCTCCAAGTCTGCAACCACAGACTCAAGGCTTGACAGCAGATCCTCAATCTCTGATCTCTGAGACTGGACCCGCTGAGACAACGCCACGTTTTGGTTCTGGGTAGACTCTATGTTCTCATTCAAAGCCGTTTGAGCTTCCTGCAAATGCGGAGCAAGACGTGCGCGATATAGTTCCTCTGGAGTCAGCGTATGGGGCCTAAAAGGAAAATTAGCGCAAAGTTGGCTCCATGATAAATTCTTAAGATTGATGGGAAAAGGcctccaaaaagaaagaaagaaaagaaaacgaagacaaaggaaaaaagaaagccatACGCAACATCCCCCTGTCCCTGTCCACGATCTCTCCTATGTCTTGCCTCCCCCATCAACCTATCCAACTCATTCAACTGCCTTATCGCATCTCTTTCGTGTATGATATCTTCGAACTCAGCCCTTGCACTTTCCTCCAACTTCGCATTCAGCTGTCTCCAAACCGACTCTAGACTCGCCGGAACATGTTTCGCAGGGGTGGGAAAGCACCCGGAGAAGTTGGCATAGGAATTTGCTCGCAGTGTACGCAACAATGCCTGGTTGAATGTCTTCTGTAGCACGGTAGCGCGCGGGCCGGGTGTTAGAGGGACTGGCGCTGGTGGGGGCGGAGAGGGCGAAGCGTCTTGTCTGGAGGGATTGAGATTGTTGCTGTTATCTTCggccattgtctttgttttaTTCCTCGGTCCAGTTTACTCCAATCTATCCTCCTTTTCTGTTATGTCTTTTGGCTGGCGTATGTGATCGTGTTGTGTGGATAAGTATGGTTTGAAAGGTATAGGCCAATGTCCTACAAGGGAACGCGTCAGTCACATGATCGGCTTAGATCTGCAGTGGGTCCGAGAGATTATCGACCCTACATGATCAAATACACAGTACCTACTCCAGgccttcgctttctcttcgttcGGCAAGATGTACAGCATGCGTGGGTGCCAGTCTCTCGTTGGAAGGGGTTAACCGACTTTACGTtatttcatcatcatctctatCGTCATGACGCTGGTGTCGATGGTGGGATTTGCATTGCCTATGTATATGCATATATGTCAACCAGAATTTCACCTATAGATTACTCTATAGAGACACCTCTTAGTGTCCGGACATTTTTAGGTAGTTGAATGGGATAATTTATTTCCAACAACATATTACTTTACAATCACTTCATCTACCTGATATCCATGGGTTCCATATGCCCTATTTACTCCATGAACTTTGAATACTTATATACCGCGGATCCAAATAGTATTGGAACTAGCGAGTCAAACGACGAACACTGTCGTTCGAACTGCAAGTCTGTTCTACATGTCCTTCGTATTCTTCTCGATTTCTGTATCCAGGGTCTCTCACTAGACTGCCTCTCCTGAAATCCCGATAAACCGTCTTGAATGCCGGCCATGAGATGGACATATAGATAATACTGTTCCAGAATCCCTGGAGCGGAAGAACAAAGCTCGATACATAGTTCAGAGCAAAGTTGTGGGAATTAGGATAGGCAAGTGAATATGCCCGGTTGACCGTCGAAGGAACCTGCGAACCATTAGCCATATTTTCACCTAGAGTTGAGCATAGTAGTTACGAACCCAGGTGACAATCAAGgcaacgaagaagagcatCGCATACTTGGTATAAGCCCAAGCCGCCGTACTTGTATCGGACATTGCGCGGCGGCGGGACCACGACTCTGAATGGGAATGTTTTATTGCTTTTAACGGGAGGCCGCTAGACTGTCTGCTCATGAAGCCGCCCTCGATGGTGACAGAGTACGGGTTGTAGAATGGGGAGACGGGGTTACACAGTTCTTCGGCAGTGGGGCAACTCCCTTGTTGAGAGCGTGTAATTTCACTGGTGACGCGGATTTCCGTTGTTGGCCTAGTATGGGTAGGCTCGAGGGGGCGTTGGGTATCGCGCATCTCGAACCCCTCGTAGTGTTCGGAGGTCGGCTCGCCTTCATACCTGGGATAGGAATCCGCCGAGTCGAGGTTGCCAAGCTGCCGCAATTGGCGTCGCCTTTCCCAAATGACACTACCCGTGCGGATATAGATGGCCAACGTCAAAGCAATAAAGAACCAAACTGGACCGTAGAAGACCGCGATCCGTAGCCAGTCCCAGGTCTGCGAAACCCAACACCAGAGCTACAGCTATGTGTGAGGACTAGTCTATCTCACTAGGTTCGGTCACTTACCACCGCATAACCGTAGACCTTGCCCCGGGCCTTGGTCTTAATGAAAAAGTACGCGAGGGAGGGGATGAAAGGTAATCCGTAGCAGAAGAGGACATACTTCCACTCTAGCCGTCGTAATTGTTCGGAGTTGTATTTGTAAAAGAATGTTAAGTAGACATTACAGGCCATGGCAAAAGTCCATAGGGCATCGGCGGGCATGAACCTGTCATGGATCAGCAGTTTG
Proteins encoded in this window:
- a CDS encoding PMF1/NNF1 family protein (predicted protein), producing MAEDNSNNLNPSRQDASPSPPPPAPVPLTPGPRATVLQKTFNQALLRTLRANSYANFSGCFPTPAKHVPASLESVWRQLNAKLEESARAEFEDIIHERDAIRQLNELDRLMGEARHRRDRGQGQGDVAPHTLTPEELYRARLAPHLQEAQTALNENIESTQNQNVALSQRVQSQRSEIEDLLSSLESVVADLEGAATAATQFSAENNLRKEALQMEEEVKARSDI
- a CDS encoding uncharacterized protein (predicted protein), which encodes MPKPKSLLKDSKAKNKRKTTQQAPETADEFLAVGVEQEEAGEKWRAGDAAKSMRFFMRAIATYDNGLKKYPHAFDLAYNKARVQYEITQHPKLAAQLPAPLADILNITLQSHREALNLDQDNADALFNTAQVLTSLAEVVTDTKHPSDTQLCRAVKYLQEAIELFQRCLIIQEMRYTEMQEQIKLMESGNVGPREEEMQEQTMQESTENAGESRPSDQQEQWAAVIEPVTKDTLVDTAVAQLETLTTLCNLLTFNPGVGLGWVEESSADLLQEKISAYVEGSSRHYEASLARAKFTCALNEVLYRSGRIDVETYQTEIAHVFGPDLDLSADPEGLCSKADALTSFNTAVTDLPPSHDHEVFKNSLILRWQSLSAALDALTKASKLPDADNLPRIHVARGDVEMNRWRLGMSPWEYTMAQQNATVLLRNAQTYYRGAAALARRDGNADEERDGTCKEALAAALEGQKDKLQQLKATAFKELMIVAKDVVDDGWVSPRDMEALLS
- a CDS encoding uncharacterized protein (predicted protein), with protein sequence MARHHSLDSERPIMAPSTRASKRFSTVSGNPSIASSGTIGSLPSGDPRLAEFHHLRDGLERLENKPLQKQRFVPTPEKSDNLSKLALSAKVERALDRRMTGQDAIMRKPVLNEKAAAESTSS